The following nucleotide sequence is from Myxocyprinus asiaticus isolate MX2 ecotype Aquarium Trade chromosome 21, UBuf_Myxa_2, whole genome shotgun sequence.
CCTTTGGATGGAAGcagatgcacacagaacaggattacaATGACGGGCCTCAGCGTTGTATTGATCTACACCATTTCTCCACATACTGTAGAGACACTTTGTTCATTCATTGATCGCCTGGTTTCAGGACTTAGCACTATGTATCGTAAATAATGAACATCATAAAATGATCTTAAAAGCATGCAGCGTTAAAGTTGCAACTTTATCAGGAAACCCAGCTTTAGACTTAAagctattaaaattaatttatggtTTAAAGTGAGGTTAAAGTATAAAGAGATCAGTTCAATTAACTATGCAATGATGATTACAAACGCTGTTCCTGATTTCATTTCCAGTTATTCCATACTGAGCAGCAAGTGTACCATTGACATAAGTGAATAAAGAACATTAATAAGCTGTCAATTTATTGTCACATCAAAATCATCTagttaaaatgacaaaggatactAGAACATTTCTTGTTTTTACTAGATCAGTTGTGTTTTTTActagaacatttatttttactagaaaatgtTATGACATAATTCCTTATTTCTCATTCTCGAGGAtctcatttttactataaaatgaGTCATTTTTACCACATAATATCTAGTAATAACGACATATTGAGTGAAAGAAAATATTATGTTTGTGGCAGCACTGCATCATCTAATGTTTTGAAAGAGGATTGCTCAGACCATTTGTGAGAAAATCTGCAGTGATGCATTTGTGAGAAAATCAAGACAGTGGTTGAGAAAATTGTGCCAAAAGTCATGTGACCCACAAGTGGTGTGGATTTGTTCAGTGATGGTGTAGAatagattgtatttatttgtgaaatatgaTGTGTGCTTGTATGGAACtcctttttttatgtttgtaaaaCATGGCGCATTTGTTTAAGCCAGTGGTACACGACAACTACCCTTCATTTTCTCTCAAATGTCACTTTGTATTTGCAAATCGCTTTCTATTTGTTTGAGAGCAGAGACTTTCTTTGCaaagcagattgtgtttgtttgcaaaacgtcctgtttgtttgtttagttttggcACTAAATTAGCTCGATAAATATagtattatatttattgattgaatacactgacttaattgaaaaactaatataatataattagtaacatttatattttcataacgTACCTAGTAAAAAGTCCCCTGTatgattaacagcattagctgggagagaatgtctttcatatgtaagcaaaagggacattctaactgaaatatatccatatgcactggcagccaaatgtttggaataatgtacagatttagctgtttctgaaggaaattggtactttaattcaccaaagtggcattcaactgatcacaaagtatagtcaggacattactgatgtaaaaaaacagcaccatcactatttgaaaatgtaatttttgatcaaacaggccccatttccagcagccatcactccaacaccttatccttgagtaatcatgctaaattgctaatttggtactacaaaatcacttgccattatataaaacactgctgaaagctatttggttttttaaatgaagcttaatattgtctttgtgtttatttttgagttgccacagtatgcaattgactggcatgtcttaggtcaaaaaaacagcagaaaagaaacagctttctctagaaacttgtcagtcaatcactgttctgtggaatgaaggctatacaatgcttgaaattgctaaaaaaaactgaagatttcatacaaaggtgtgcactacagtcttcaaagacaaagggcaactggctctaacaaagacagaaagcgataaggaaggccagatgtacaactaaacaagaggataagtacatcagagtctctagtttgagaagtagatgcctcacatgtcctcagctgacagcttcattgaattctacccgctcaacaccagttttatgtacaacagtaaagagaagactcggggtgcagaccttatgggaagaattgcaaagaaaaggccacttttaaaacagaaaaacaaaaagaaaaggttagagtgggcaaagaaacacagacattggacaacagataattggaaaagagtgttatggatcttaaccccattgagcttttgtgggatcagctagaatgtaaggtgcatgagaagtgcccgacaagacagacacatctatggcaagtgctacaggaagcatggagtgaaatgtcacctgagtatctggacaaactgacagctagaatgccaaggatcttcaaagctgtcattgctgcatgtggaggatttttttgatgagaactatttgaagtagtttagagcaaaatctgtacattattccaaacttttggctgtcagTGTAAATCGATaacgaattgagagcttgtgaatcggaatcgaatcgggaaatctctatcaatacccagccctactgcaAATGGACATGTTTGATCCTACCTGATTATTTGTATCTGTTGGTCCCTCAGAAGATCAGCGCTCAGGAATACTATCTGGGAACTATGAAAAAAAATGATGGTGCAGGTTGGACATTTTTTATATACTTagaagggatagtacacccaaaaaaaaaaaaaattctttcaccatttactcggccttatgttgtttcaaacccatgatttatttttttctctgaacacaaaaggagatgttaggcaggatgttagtgactgacagcctcagtcaccattcactttcattgcatcttttttccatacgatgaaagtgaatggtgactgaggttgacaTTCTTGACATTCTGTCTagcatttctttttgtgttgaatGGAAGAATGTAATACGTgtttaacaacatgagggtgagtaaatgatgacagttttcctTTTTGCGTAAACTatacttttaatttttaatttctcAGTGACTATTTTGCTTTACATCTTCTGTCAGCTGTGCTCTTAtctgctcctcagatgctgaaaaagcCAAGGACTCTAAATCAGAAGAATCAAACACCAACACTGAGGTTTGTGAGTTTTAGATATGAAGGTAAGAATgaggtttgtttttttgtaactcACTCATCTCCGTGGGTCCCCAGGTGCCAACTAAGAATATAGAGGGTCAGCTGACACCATACTATCCTGTAGAGATGGGACATGGGACTGAATGCCTTCTGAGACAGAATCAGCCTCGCGCCACCACAGTGCTGTACGTCTGTCACCCGGAGGCAAAACACGAGATCCTTACTATCGCTGAGGTCCTCACCTGTCAGTATGAGGTGGTGGTGCTCACGCCCCTACTCTGTCCTCACCCGAAATACaggtatacacacatatacattcaaCTCAGTCTGTGGTTTAAGCAAAACAAATGTCTagctaaatgtttttaaaaaaaacatttttgttatcaATAAGATAATTTTCTGAACAAAAGAATAAGCAGGagcttaaacggatagttcatcCATAAATGAAGGTTCTCTCATACTTTACTCAACCTCTTCTTGTTTCAAAACCCATAcacacagtacatacagtatgcagcattttaaggcatcatagatgTAATCCAGaagtgaaggcagcataattatgtACATTTACAGCATAGACCTCTGTGTTAAAAcccagcacacctctcctcaggtTCAAGTCCTCCCCAGTGAATGACATCTTTTGCCAGTCTCTGGGTGACTCTCCTCTCAGGCCACAGAGTCTCTCCCAGATGGATCGTGAGCAGGAAGAGCTCCTTAAACCACCGTTCAGCTCAAGCAGTGAGAGGGAGGTGAGGAGATCCAGGGTGAGCAAAGACACATGCCCTTTATCTTCTACATTTACACTATGCCATTGAGTGGGATAGTTATATATTGCTTCAGGAAAAGGGGGCGGTAATGGAAAACTGTGCTACTATTAATAGTTAAACTTGGTCTgcaactaaaacatttgacttagAATTAATAAGAGAACATTGCACATATTCGAAATGTAAGTCAAATTGATCGTTTCCCTCTGTGTCTCTTTCTAAGGAGGACACATCTGCAGTGAAGGAGGAAGCCTATACCTCCACCCATAAGCCCCTGACAGTAGGTGGGCAATCTCAGGTCACCGTTGGCACCACCCATATCTCTCGTCTTACTGATGAACAGCTGATCAAGGAGTTCCTGAGCGGCTCATACTGTCTGCATGGGGTGAGGATGGATAGATTTGGCCCCAACAAGTATTTGGACTCCTAAGTCACACTTGAAAATGCcttaatgtcattgcattagataacaaaatatcaaaccaattggaatttattttaaagaaaaatagcacgcttttcaagcaaaacatttcacaaaaagatgattgtttggttttaaatgataaaaatatagatattctgttcaaaataacttattttgttgttgtttaaagggattctttacccaaaaaggaaagttctctcatcatttactcacactcatgctatcccagatgtgattTTATgccatttggagcttcaaaggtctggtcaccattcacttgcactgaaaggacctacagagctgaaatattcttctaaaaatctttatttgtgttcagcagtagaaagaaagtcacacatctggaatggcatgaaagtgagtaaatgatgagaggatcaTGTCTATAGGAAAAGTAAAAACCACATGATtactttccacaaaaaaaaaaaaaaaaaaaaaaacagacattgcAGTAGTATTTGCAAATATGGCTCAAAAAGTAATCTTAGCGCTGAGAAAAGGTCTGGCATCattgccatttggtttgatatagtgctatctaatgcagtgacattaatacatttctatgtatggcttaagtgtccaaatactttttggggccactgtatctgTAGACAGACTTCTCTTTTTAACAGTttatacatatttacacacatttgTGTTTTTCTAGGGTGTTGGTTGGTGGAAGTATGAATTCTGTTATGGAAAGCACATCCACCAGTACCATGAGGTATGAGAAACATAAAAATGAGTTGTAAAATCgttgaacaatttaaaataatataacaaattCCAGTATagcatacatttttgagtgaCTCTAAATTCCATATTGTGCATTTGGTTGAAGGATAAAGAGCAGAGGAAGAACACTGTGGTGGTGGGCAGCTGGAATAGGGAGGATCATTTGAACTGGGTCAAGAAGAATGTAGCGCGATCTTATTCAAAAGACGATGGAGCGAAAGTGAAGTATGATTACATTTCTCTTACATACAAGCTGATATTTTAAATGTTACGGATTTTAGTAATACTTCAAATAAATATGTTGTCATGGTGATACCTCAACAGAGTTGTCTCTCACTTCTATGGTCATGGAGATGTATGTGACTTAACAGGGAAACCAAGACAGGTTATAGTCAAGCTGAAGTACGTTACTCATAATTTATACTGCAATGATGTTTTCAGGTTTCATCTGTAAATGCCATCACTAACACTAACCTGTTCTGCCTCAGGTGTAAGGAATCAGAGTCACCTCATGCTGTTACAGTGTACATGCTGGAACCTCAAACCTGTCAATATATTCTTGGGGTGAGTATCAAAGACAGTGGCATTAATGAGATCCATGAGAAGCACATGGTGTTTTGTTGTTAATACTAACCTTTTCTAATATTTACCATTCTGCCATAGGTTGAGTCGCCAGTAATATGCAAGATCCTGGACACTGCAGATGAGAACGGACTTCTTTCTCTCCCTAGCTAGCCTACATCATTGGTACTGTGATGGAGGAATGGACAATAGATTGAAGAACAAACAATACAATGGAGGAGGATGGGAGGGATGGTCTGATAATGTCTAACTCAAAAGATCATGAAGATAGACATGCTGAACCTCAGAGCTCAATTTGAGAACAGTGACAACTCCCTCATTGACTGCACTTTCTCTTGTTTGAAGACTAAAACAGGGTGGAGATGAAACCCTTTTAAACCTGGAGATGCAGTTGGGACTGAATTCtcaatgttttattaacaaatgTCAAACCTGCTGAAGAATACTTTTTCAACTTTCTTCATGTTTTGGCCATGGGAAATGTTCTTCCAAATGATTCACTCATCAAATTATTCACTTGCTCTGAGTCAGTCAATATATGTGTTGTTCAGCTGTTTTAaccatgcatttttta
It contains:
- the erlec1 gene encoding endoplasmic reticulum lectin 1 isoform X1; translation: MRVFLRCLWGLIWVGVSANRAGSPVFSDEIPFKINWPGADVTLPMSGALYKEDDYVIMTTAEKEKYKCLLPSLPSTQENDEKEYSGPSPAMLLEPLFKQSSCSYRIESYWTYEVCHGKYVRQYHEDKETGQKISAQEYYLGTMKKNDGADAEKAKDSKSEESNTNTEVPTKNIEGQLTPYYPVEMGHGTECLLRQNQPRATTVLYVCHPEAKHEILTIAEVLTCQYEVVVLTPLLCPHPKYRFKSSPVNDIFCQSLGDSPLRPQSLSQMDREQEELLKPPFSSSSEREVRRSREDTSAVKEEAYTSTHKPLTVGGQSQVTVGTTHISRLTDEQLIKEFLSGSYCLHGGVGWWKYEFCYGKHIHQYHEDKEQRKNTVVVGSWNREDHLNWVKKNVARSYSKDDGAKVKVVSHFYGHGDVCDLTGKPRQVIVKLKCKESESPHAVTVYMLEPQTCQYILGVESPVICKILDTADENGLLSLPS
- the erlec1 gene encoding endoplasmic reticulum lectin 1 isoform X3, translated to MRVFLRCLWGLIWVGVSANRAGSPVFSDEIPFKINWPGADVTLPMSGALYKEDDYVIMTTAEKEKYKCLLPSLPSTQENDEKEYSGPSPAMLLEPLFKQSSCSYRIESYWTYEVCHGKYVRQYHEDKETGQKISAQEYYLGTMKKNDGADAEKAKDSKSEESNTNTEVPTKNIEGQLTPYYPVEMGHGTECLLRQNQPRATTVLYVCHPEAKHEILTIAEVLTCQYEVVVLTPLLCPHPKYRFKSSPVNDIFCQSLGDSPLRPQSLSQMDREQEELLKPPFSSSSEREEDTSAVKEEAYTSTHKPLTVGGQSQVTVGTTHISRLTDEQLIKEFLSGSYCLHGGVGWWKYEFCYGKHIHQYHEDKEQRKNTVVVGSWNREDHLNWVKKNVARSYSKDDGAKVKVVSHFYGHGDVCDLTGKPRQVIVKLKCKESESPHAVTVYMLEPQTCQYILGVESPVICKILDTADENGLLSLPS
- the erlec1 gene encoding endoplasmic reticulum lectin 1 isoform X2, with protein sequence MRVFLRCLWGLIWVGVSANRAGSPVFSDEIPFKINWPGADVTLPMSGALYKEDDYVIMTTAEKEKYKCLLPSLPSTQENDEKEYSGPSPAMLLEPLFKQSSCSYRIESYWTYEVCHGKYVRQYHEDKETGQISAQEYYLGTMKKNDGADAEKAKDSKSEESNTNTEVPTKNIEGQLTPYYPVEMGHGTECLLRQNQPRATTVLYVCHPEAKHEILTIAEVLTCQYEVVVLTPLLCPHPKYRFKSSPVNDIFCQSLGDSPLRPQSLSQMDREQEELLKPPFSSSSEREVRRSREDTSAVKEEAYTSTHKPLTVGGQSQVTVGTTHISRLTDEQLIKEFLSGSYCLHGGVGWWKYEFCYGKHIHQYHEDKEQRKNTVVVGSWNREDHLNWVKKNVARSYSKDDGAKVKVVSHFYGHGDVCDLTGKPRQVIVKLKCKESESPHAVTVYMLEPQTCQYILGVESPVICKILDTADENGLLSLPS